A segment of the Amblyomma americanum isolate KBUSLIRL-KWMA chromosome 6, ASM5285725v1, whole genome shotgun sequence genome:
GCATTGCTCTTTTCCGTTGAAAttgcgtgcaaaaaaacaaagCATCAAATTTGACAAGTTGCTCTTCAGTATATTCGGTTCCAAAGAACCATGCAGCCGGAGGTCAAATTCAGTAAAAGGTACTTTGTAAAGATTATTCCCAAACATAACTTTCCAAATGCCAATATGTTTAAGTGCCAAAGAGAGAAAGTACTCGAGGATGATTGGACTTTTGCGAACAATCACTTAGAAGTGTTTGACAGAAGCCTCCACGCCATGGAACAAATGACGCAACACGGAAGCGCGAACGTGAGAAAACAAGAAGGGAGTGGAAAGCCTTCTGTTCTCGTAAATTGGCAGAATCTTTGTGTGTGCATGtattatatatataatatatatgttTATATAATATTTATATATCTTCAAATATGGCATGTGAAGAACGCGCTTTGAGATTGCATTGCGTACGCGGGGCTGCACGTCTGTGCTGTCGCATTAAATTCACCTCACCTTTATACACATTCACGAGAGTATGTGACAAACACGACGCAGTGTTGCTGCACACTACGCCTGTGAAACgagtagctgaaaaaaaaatgaaaaagcagaacacgagaaaaaaaacagtaaGGCAAAACGGAATCTTCTATGTACACGAGCTGATTGCATACCACTAAATGCTAGTTTTTCTCTCCTCCGTACCACCTGCTGTAGCGCTTCAACGGAAACGGAATATAAAGTAAGCTCTTTGTGACTCCATGTGCTTATCGGCAAGACACAATACGGAGGCTGGCGAAGCATGGACAAAAATAATATTCTCTGGGTTCTTTGGCTTCAGAAAAATTGCACGTCAATCCCGATGACGAAAACGACTAGTCGTGCCATGATGACTATGGTGTGTCAAGCAGATTTTTTGCGGTGCGATCCTTTTGGTTTGCTCTAGCTACAGATATGCATGAGACAAGGGCATGACATGCGAGAGGCTCAGCAAGCCATGAAAATGTCACACAATGCAATgaaacaagtgaaaaaaaaattgtgaaggcGACAGATTTCCCAAGGTTGTAAACTCCCTAATATACAAAGATCGTAAGAATTCGAGTTGTGTAAGTAGTTTGCAAAATCAAGCAAATGCAAAGAAAGAGTACAGTTTCATTGTTTGCCATAGATAGCTCTATGGAAGAAATGTTTAGCGTAAACACTTTGAGGAAGCTTAAGTTATCCTTAGCCACAGGCTTCAAAGTTTGCACCGCCCTTGTTGAAATGCAAATTCCCAGTGTGATCTGCGAGCAGTATGAGCTGcagaattttttccttttttccagtTAGAAAATATAAAAAACCAGGTACAATTTCGCAGCTTCTACCCAAGCATCGCAAATTTGAACACATGATGCAGATTAACAAGCTGGCATGAgaataagaagaaaaaagaaaatgatcaACTGAGTACTTTCAAATTATAAAAACAATCTCCCTCAAACATAGCTCCGAAGGCGCTACAGAGGCCGTCGAAGTTGAGAATATGCCAGGAACAGAGCAATGGCGAGCAGCTGACTCGCATAGGACGCCTCACAAGCCTACAGTCGCAGCATGAACAATTACTCTGTCGATGCGATGTCAAGACTGCTACAGCGCGGTAAACAGTgaacactcacgcacacacaccaaCGCATGATGCTCACACAAATGTCCCGCGCGCATTAAGGAACGCCCAAGAACAGCATGTGTACAACACTTTAGCACAGCATAAAAACAACTTTTACATTAGATGTCTCAGCGAAGATAAAGAGAGCAATATGAACActgagaaataaaatgaaaaaaaaacacatacacagTCTTAACAACGTCCGTTTTGGCAAAACATGCCATCAGGCAATGTGGTGTCCACTCTCAATGTACACTTTCTTTTGATCCCGTGAAGCTGCTGCGGCAAGTCGTGGGTGCCACCCACGAATGGAGAAGCCTTTGCTTGTTCGTGGAAAGATGTTGGAAAAGGACTCACTGCCCTGTGCACCTCATTCACAAAAAGCACGCGCGCACGTGTCCTTGAAGTCCCTCTCCCAGCACCAGCAGTCTCAGAAGCCACACTGCtgatagaggaggaggaggaagaggagagcaCACTGGAGTCTATTTGCACGTTGACATGTCGTACCGGAATCGATCCGTTGCACCACAGCCACAGGACGAATTGCGTCGTCTGGTGCCTCCGGCGAAGTACATTATTTCCACTCAAACTGTTCGTAGGCAACCACAGTTGAGTCTCAAAAGCACACCCACGCATGTTCCTGCGGAGCTGTGCGCTCTCCCCGCAGCTTGGCACCGCTACTCAGGCCCGATACACCCACGACGGCGGCGTTGTGGAAAAACGGTCATGGGCGCACATCGTAGAACGAAGCTGACGCGAAACCTTGAACACACGAAGAACACTGTTGACGGAGTAGAGCAGCCGCTTTTTTTGTTTCTCGAGTCCTGCTCAGCCCAACCCATCCGCTCCTTGGAATGCGTTAACTAGTGCACTGATCTTTGCACGCGGCATCTGATCCACACCCTCTTGCTTGTGCAGACTGCAGGCCAACACCGCAATTCATGTTGACGTAGTACATGAATCTTATGGGCAGGCAGGCGACGCAGTTGTTGCATTCCAAGAGAGGCTGCAGCAACGCGTTCACCATTTatcaaatttttttatcttgctCTTGTGGAGGAGGGAGTGAGTGCCGTGGCAAAGCGCCCTTACTTGCCATTCTCTCGGTAGGGTTTGCAGTAGCTGAAGCGGTGGTTCATGTGCTGGCTGAAGGAGCCCGAGTGAGAAAAGCGCTTGAGGCACTTCTTACACTGAAATGGCttttcgccgctgtgcagccgctTGTGCTCCGTCAGGTGGTGCTTGTGTTTGAAGGCCTTCTCGCAGACGTCGCACTTGTGTGGTCGCTGGCCTGCACAGTCAAGGGGAAGGTGTTTGTATGTGTAAACAGCACAAAACTGTCGCTATCCAGAATTTGGGCATAAAAATAGACAGCCTTAAAAAACGGGAATAAAATTAAAGAAGTCAGAGGAAATAAACATCGAGACAGAGCAGTATGTGACACTGCTAAGCACTTTGAAATAAGAGGTGCAGTTTCAGTTGATAGCCATGTTGTTGAGTTAaacggtccctgaaaagggtgtttaaGACTGGCTATAATacgctcgcattatgtagagcaTAGGCCACTGAAGTCATGCATGGCTGCGGCTGGAAGCTCTGCCCCGTGGAGATCTCACATGCATGTCGGCAGCTGGCGGGGGAGTGCTGACATTTCAGTGTGCAAGAGTcacgagagagagaaaggaacgaAAGAGCGTAAATTTAAATTTTAACTACCGATAACTCAGCTTCcgaaaaatgcatttaaaaaattctttctGGAAGATATTTGTCAAGCAGTGTCCTTTAACAtcctaggcataccgcaactttattgagagcccctttcagagcccctttaagttcaAATATATATCACGAAGCACACAAGGTGACCACACTGTGCATGTGCCTCAGCACATGggaatcatgaatggcagtttaccaatatcccttgagAGAAAAGTGCATAACACctgcatcttaccagtactcacctacggcgcagaagcatggaggctaatgaaaaaagGCTCAACTTAAATTGAAGACAGCACAGTAAGCTATGGAAAGAATAGGTGTAACATTTAAGAGACAGGAAAAAggaagagtgggtcagggaacaaacgtatGAGACAtgctagccgaaatcaagaaaaagatatgggcttgggcagggcatgtaaagcaagggcaagataaccaatggtcgtTAAAGGTAACAAACTGGGTACCAAGAAAAGAAACGCATAGCAGGGTGTGGCAGAATTTAGGTAGGCAAATGAGagtaagaagtttgtggggataaggtggttgcagctggcacaggatagaGTTAATTGGAGATATGAGAGAAGCCCttctcctgcagtgggtgtagtcaggctggtgatgatgatgatagtgatgattaTACTGATGAGGTCGAAAGGTATAAAATCAGTAATGTGCTACGGAAATGTCAGGCTCCACAAAGACAGGCAATTGCTCACCTGAGTGCTCGTACTTGTGCCTGGCAAGTGAGCTCTGTTTGCTGAACATCTTGTCACACTGGTCACACGAGAACATGCCCTCCTCTGACGTACTGTCACCCTTAGTCGACAGCTTCCGCTTTTTGGAGCTATGCTGGCGTGGGTCTTCGTCATTTGACGGACTGTCCTCGTCTGCCAGGCTCTCCACATCACCCTGTGCACGAAGGAAACATGTAGCAGTCATGTAGCAGTTTTGGCTGGGAATTCAAGGCCTAGACAGCAGAGGAACACCAACATCGATAAGCACTGAGAAGCAGCAACAGCACTGAGAGGCATCCGGAGAGGAATTTAAGTTTCCTCACTAAAGCCAACAGCGTGTCACATAAGCTTTGTGCTGAGCAGCCGCCAAGCGGCTATTGTGGCAGGGCGGCATATTATTAATATTTCTGCATTCAGCAAAGAATATTTTagtcagcaaaaacaaaaatgataCTTTCAGGTGCTTTTCAGATGGCACACACCAGCACACTAAACTTAACTCAAATATCCGCCCACTGGCAATTTCCTCCCTTTCTATCACCTTAGTCAGCTCTCATGTTGCATATTAGTCCTGAACAGTGTCTTTGAAATAAAACTGATATGAAACCAGACAGTTGTGCCACATGCTAGTCAAGCTCAACTGAAGTCAACAGCCGAACTGTAAAACAGTTATATAGCCTGAAAAAAGTTATTCTTTTAATTATCGATGAAAGCATTATGTCTATATGGACAACAAATTTTGTGTAACAATTTTCTAGGTTAAATGTAAATTATACAAAAAGAATGCTTAGCTGTATAAGTTTCTAAACGTGATTACTTCATGTCTGAGTGAACCAGTGAACAGGGCATTCAAAAGTCAGTCAAAATATTCGTGTTCATGAATCTGCAGATCTATAGAATGCCAGAAAGCTGCAGGAGCACATATAGACAAAAAAACATATCAGCTGAGAAAAATAAACTCACAGGGAAACCTAATACCATCATTTGTTGTCAATGGGATGGTGTTAGCAGCTACCGGAATAGACATCACTTCCCTATAGTCAAGTGGGAATGCTCTGGTCTGGTGACGACACTTTTCCCCAACGAATGGGCAAATTTTAAGAACGATGACGTCTTTTGTTCCCAAGAGCCTTCTAACGCTGTCACATTAATAGGTTTGATATGCTCACCTGTCTGAAGCTTCTCTTGCGGTAATTTCTGGGACTTCCAGGATCCCCGCTGCCGTGGTCATCACCATCAGGGTAATAGGGCGACGGCAATATTTTGCCATCTCTGAGGCCAGGGGCCCCGTGCGAGGGAGGGCTGTTGGTGGCGTCCCGGCTGTCGGAAGACGTCGAGGAACGCATAAAGTCAGCGCTCGTGGGCGGAGAAAGCGCTGCGTGAGGAGACGCCAGCAAGAACCCCACAACAGAATTAGGCTCCTGGGGAGCCGAAGGGTAGCCGTGATGGTGTCTGTCCAATAAGGAGATTTCGTGGAATCGGTCCACTTGTGCCTCGAAATTCAAGTCCTTGAGCGCCGACAGGGCGAGAAGCTTGTTCGCGGAGGAGGGCATTAAATGGCCCGTCGAGCGAAGCATGGCAGCCCTGAACCCCTCCGACGCGCTGTAGGGCACCAGCGGACCAGGAAACGTTGAGGGTGAGGACCTTCGCCGGTGCGGGACGTCACCATTGAGGAACACGGCGTCGCTTTCCCGAGGCGTCGACGTCCGAGGAGACTTTTGACTTAGATTCAGCACCTCTCCATCGTTTTCCGACTCCACTGGATCGCCGCTGCCCCCGTTGCTCCAGTGCGCTGCGAAGCCAGAACCTCCGACGGTCTTCACCGAAAGGTCCAGCGGCTGTTCGGATTCAGCCGGGGCAGGATCCGAGGGCGTCCCGTCATGCATAGACGCAGCACCGTTGAGCGGGACGTCAAGTGAGGAGTACGGCACGTGAAGAAGAGAGCGGATGCTGACGGCGGGCTTGCCCGGAGCCGTACCAAATGGTGGCGACGACAGCTGGCGAGACGGAGCGCGCGAGCGGGCCGCCGCGCTCTGGAACCAGGCTCGCACGGCCCTCGTGCTCGAATCTATCTCGTGCGCGAGGCTGGTAAGCTCTTTGCGAGTGGGCACCGGATGGATGGAGAAGGCAGCCTCGAGCAGCATTTCGCCTTTGGCCGATATGGTGTCCGGCCGGGATCGCTTACCGCCCTCGCCATCGTCGCCGCTGTCGTCGTCATCGTAGGTCGTATCGCTCCAACCAGACGACTCGCGCCCCGACTCCCTGCTGGGCGGAAGAGGAGGAGCACCCTTGGGATCGGAGTAGAGGTTGCGGTTCACGTCTCGGCTTGCGCTGCACGAGTACTGCTCGTGCTGGTACAGGGCCAGCATGTTGTCGAACGTGGCCGCCTTGCAATGGCTGCACGCGTAGTCGCGCTTAGAAGAGTCTTCGCCGCGGCTGCCTGGATGCGACAGAGGAGCGGTGGCGAGGAGCCCCGGGAGCAGGCCGTTCTTACTGGGCGGAGGCGGTGACCCGTTGCTGCGCTTGGCAACAGAGGCGTCCACCATCTCGAGGAACCTCTTGACCGCGTCGGCGGGCGACCCTTTGATGTCGCCGTTGCTAACGGGCGCCGAGACCTTCTCTTTGGCGGCGCTGCTGGCCTGCAGGATTTGGGCTACCTCGCTGAATGACGGCGGCATGGGGAGATGGTACTGGGGCGGAAGCGCCGATCCAGGGAACTGGCCGGCCAGCAGATGGTGCAGCGTCAGTGAAGTGTATGGAGGCAGGAAAGGTGACGGCACGCCCGGTTGTCCGGAGGACGAAGGGGAGAGCGGGGTGTATTCCGGGAACGAGTAGCGCTCCTGAAGGTAGCCCGCCAGCGGAGACACGGACACCTCGCCGCCGGCGCCGAACTTTGGAATGATGGGGCGGAAGGTATTGTTTTGCCCGCCGCAGCTGGCACCGTTAGCAGCGCGGCTCCGCGCTGCCTTGGTGTCCATCTTGCGGACCTGTGGCGTGAAAAAAGAAGGGTTCTTCACGTCTATGCACTGTTACAACGGCTGTCATCAAAATGAAGTTTAATTGTATTCAACTTCAGATACGCACAGACACAGAGTTTAGAAATTACCTGAAGTCGCAACCAAAAAGCGCCAGAACCGGCAAAAGTGAAATGAAGTCCACATTTATTGAACCTGGCTAGAAAATACACAACAGAAACAGCAAATGATCGTGTTTTTCACATTATAGTACATGACAGCCGTAGGCAGCATCAATAACGTTCAAAAGAAAGCAATCCATGCTGTAACTAATTCTCCAGAGCTGCCATACCAAACCCCCCTTTAATGACATCAATTTAATCCCAAAATCTGAGCTTCATAAAAACACGCTTCAGCGCTATAAGTTTCTTTAAAACAGTTCCCCATCtcgcaaaaagaagaaaagagcgtTGCACTCGCATGTTGAAAGAGTGGGAAGTTCCACGCACTCGAACTACGGAAAGCCAGTGCTGTTTCCTTTCTCCCAGTCATTTAAATAGTGTTGTATAAGCCGACTTTTTCTGCGCATTtatacttttcctttttttttaatttactttCCCTGCCCGCATGTGCGCAGTGTGTGCTATATATCGTTTCTTGCTATGTCAGCCTATGCCAAGTACATGGGGCAGTGGACCTCGTCAAGCCATTTGTGTGGCTTTTTGTCAACAGCCCTCAGTATCAATGTATCTAATGCTGAAAGAAAATCTGATTTGTATATCCATCAAGTATACAGCTCGTACTCTCCTTCTGCTACCGATATACGCAAGAACAGCAAGGCTCGCGACGTCGTGATAAATATCAATTCAACTGAGCTCACACTTAGTGACAAACTACGCAAAAAAAGTTCGCGCAGAAATAAAGGTAGGCAGGCCAGCGCGAAATATGTGACAGCAAGTATGAACATAAATTATTCACGTTTCCTCGCTGTCGTGAATCCTAACCGTCGGTTCTGAAAGGACGTTCAAGGCCCTGCGCCACCACTGGTACTGAAACGGTCCTCTTTGATGCTCCTACGGACTCGAGACGCTGTGCTCAACACCGCGCAACCGAACAGCCGACCTACCCGTGCCGGCGGTCCTTCCAAACGCAGCCTCTGCAGCCCACGGATACATATTGAGCAGGTAGCACGGCCAACCACGCGCGCACATTATTCCAGAAAATGCTGCGGCAGTGACTGCCCCCGTCCGTGAGCAAAGCGCTTTGAGCTCAGCCGCGCAAAACAGCTTCGTCCAAGCGAGCCCAGACTCAAACGGGAAGCAACGCATAGGAGCGCAGAGAGAGTAATGCAAGTGGAAGAAGAAAGTGCTTTGGAGGAGGTCAGGAACAGCGGGAAGCCTGCAAAGTCGAAGCCCGTCCTTGAAAGGAGGGGCGTCGAAGGCAAGGCGGCAAACGCGCACGTGGTCGAGACGGACACCCTCCTTCCCCACAGCCCTCCACGGAGGACACGGCGGGGAACCTGGCTGCGGCGCCGCGCCACCTATCCATGGGGAGGCaccgacccccctccccccccccccccccccccccccccgcctccggGAGCCGACAAAGATGctagatttaaaaaaaacgaaaatagaaagaaaaagaggaacgcTCGGTGGCAGCCCCCTGGCAACAACAAAGGACGACAGCAACTTCAGGACAGAAGGAAAAACCGACAGGCCGGCGGGCTGCGACAAGAAATTCGCATGCTCTTGTCTTTGCTTTTTTTCTAtgtaattgctttttttttttgcttaaggaGGAGAAATGCTGGATTTTCCGGCTGGTGATAAAAAAAACATGGAACCCACTGTACTCTCTGCGCTGAGCATCACGTGGACAAGTGCGCTTCagagatcaaaaaaaaaaaatagctgagaAGCCCGC
Coding sequences within it:
- the zfh1 gene encoding Zn finger homeodomain 1 isoform X1 — protein: MADQGGHRCTRRKQANPRRKNVEPDGMAEDADQVDASAAASADSPPAATQEGGLPPPTSAASPRAEDGSSSAQERRLSVLGGTKLLRPVLVAAVPESPPCSPNLDDEAPLQIDEDAPTPPSPSSCPPSPAPPTHFVATTASDDPAAESPVSRCDLVVNGHDEPSGVGSAWSHLEGVANGEASSGGGDPQRRKPGGPPFEAEEAKIREYLQRSDTAVIYPEPVEAASAPDVAPQQQGLASSCGEADEEAAKRASPAAVDGTPSGMLEEGMILHCSHCAVSFSGGSAVAALRDHLMCAHSAGAQPDSTAPGDKETALSPPPASQAAAPAVVGVAAFTCSKCNVSFSKKEHLEKHDVLHAATSPVAQQQQQQQQQPRPPALPQPSVDENAALRKFKCPEPSCGKAFKFKHHLKEHIRIHSGEKPFECQHCFKRFSHSGSYSSHMTSKKCLIVNLKVRKMDTKAARSRAANGASCGGQNNTFRPIIPKFGAGGEVSVSPLAGYLQERYSFPEYTPLSPSSSGQPGVPSPFLPPYTSLTLHHLLAGQFPGSALPPQYHLPMPPSFSEVAQILQASSAAKEKVSAPVSNGDIKGSPADAVKRFLEMVDASVAKRSNGSPPPPSKNGLLPGLLATAPLSHPGSRGEDSSKRDYACSHCKAATFDNMLALYQHEQYSCSASRDVNRNLYSDPKGAPPLPPSRESGRESSGWSDTTYDDDDSGDDGEGGKRSRPDTISAKGEMLLEAAFSIHPVPTRKELTSLAHEIDSSTRAVRAWFQSAAARSRAPSRQLSSPPFGTAPGKPAVSIRSLLHVPYSSLDVPLNGAASMHDGTPSDPAPAESEQPLDLSVKTVGGSGFAAHWSNGGSGDPVESENDGEVLNLSQKSPRTSTPRESDAVFLNGDVPHRRRSSPSTFPGPLVPYSASEGFRAAMLRSTGHLMPSSANKLLALSALKDLNFEAQVDRFHEISLLDRHHHGYPSAPQEPNSVVGFLLASPHAALSPPTSADFMRSSTSSDSRDATNSPPSHGAPGLRDGKILPSPYYPDGDDHGSGDPGSPRNYRKRSFRQGDVESLADEDSPSNDEDPRQHSSKKRKLSTKGDSTSEEGMFSCDQCDKMFSKQSSLARHKYEHSGQRPHKCDVCEKAFKHKHHLTEHKRLHSGEKPFQCKKCLKRFSHSGSFSQHMNHRFSYCKPYRENGK
- the zfh1 gene encoding Zn finger homeodomain 1 isoform X8 — translated: MTICGLASSCGEADEEAAKRASPAAVDGTPSGMLEEGMILHCSHCAVSFSGGSAVAALRDHLMCAHSAGAQPDSTAPGDKETALSPPPASQAAAPAVVGVAAFTCSKCNVSFSKKEHLEKHDVLHAATSPVAQQQQQQQQQPRPPALPQPSVDENAALRKFKCPEPSCGKAFKFKHHLKEHIRIHSGEKPFECQHCFKRFSHSGSYSSHMTSKKCLIVNLKVRKMDTKAARSRAANGASCGGQNNTFRPIIPKFGAGGEVSVSPLAGYLQERYSFPEYTPLSPSSSGQPGVPSPFLPPYTSLTLHHLLAGQFPGSALPPQYHLPMPPSFSEVAQILQASSAAKEKVSAPVSNGDIKGSPADAVKRFLEMVDASVAKRSNGSPPPPSKNGLLPGLLATAPLSHPGSRGEDSSKRDYACSHCKAATFDNMLALYQHEQYSCSASRDVNRNLYSDPKGAPPLPPSRESGRESSGWSDTTYDDDDSGDDGEGGKRSRPDTISAKGEMLLEAAFSIHPVPTRKELTSLAHEIDSSTRAVRAWFQSAAARSRAPSRQLSSPPFGTAPGKPAVSIRSLLHVPYSSLDVPLNGAASMHDGTPSDPAPAESEQPLDLSVKTVGGSGFAAHWSNGGSGDPVESENDGEVLNLSQKSPRTSTPRESDAVFLNGDVPHRRRSSPSTFPGPLVPYSASEGFRAAMLRSTGHLMPSSANKLLALSALKDLNFEAQVDRFHEISLLDRHHHGYPSAPQEPNSVVGFLLASPHAALSPPTSADFMRSSTSSDSRDATNSPPSHGAPGLRDGKILPSPYYPDGDDHGSGDPGSPRNYRKRSFRQGDVESLADEDSPSNDEDPRQHSSKKRKLSTKGDSTSEEGMFSCDQCDKMFSKQSSLARHKYEHSGQRPHKCDVCEKAFKHKHHLTEHKRLHSGEKPFQCKKCLKRFSHSGSFSQHMNHRFSYCKPYRENGK
- the zfh1 gene encoding Zn finger homeodomain 1 isoform X9; this translates as MTICGLASSCGEADEEAAKRASPAAVDGTPSGMLEEGMILHCSHCAVSFSGGSAVAALRDHLMCAHSAGAQPDSTAPGDKETALSPPPASQAAAPAVVGVAAFTCSKCNVSFSKKEHLEKHDVLHAATSPVAQQQQQQQPRPPALPQPSVDENAALRKFKCPEPSCGKAFKFKHHLKEHIRIHSGEKPFECQHCFKRFSHSGSYSSHMTSKKCLIVNLKVRKMDTKAARSRAANGASCGGQNNTFRPIIPKFGAGGEVSVSPLAGYLQERYSFPEYTPLSPSSSGQPGVPSPFLPPYTSLTLHHLLAGQFPGSALPPQYHLPMPPSFSEVAQILQASSAAKEKVSAPVSNGDIKGSPADAVKRFLEMVDASVAKRSNGSPPPPSKNGLLPGLLATAPLSHPGSRGEDSSKRDYACSHCKAATFDNMLALYQHEQYSCSASRDVNRNLYSDPKGAPPLPPSRESGRESSGWSDTTYDDDDSGDDGEGGKRSRPDTISAKGEMLLEAAFSIHPVPTRKELTSLAHEIDSSTRAVRAWFQSAAARSRAPSRQLSSPPFGTAPGKPAVSIRSLLHVPYSSLDVPLNGAASMHDGTPSDPAPAESEQPLDLSVKTVGGSGFAAHWSNGGSGDPVESENDGEVLNLSQKSPRTSTPRESDAVFLNGDVPHRRRSSPSTFPGPLVPYSASEGFRAAMLRSTGHLMPSSANKLLALSALKDLNFEAQVDRFHEISLLDRHHHGYPSAPQEPNSVVGFLLASPHAALSPPTSADFMRSSTSSDSRDATNSPPSHGAPGLRDGKILPSPYYPDGDDHGSGDPGSPRNYRKRSFRQGDVESLADEDSPSNDEDPRQHSSKKRKLSTKGDSTSEEGMFSCDQCDKMFSKQSSLARHKYEHSGQRPHKCDVCEKAFKHKHHLTEHKRLHSGEKPFQCKKCLKRFSHSGSFSQHMNHRFSYCKPYRENGK
- the zfh1 gene encoding Zn finger homeodomain 1 isoform X7 translates to MAEDADQVDASAAASADSPPAATQEGGLPPPTSAASPRAEDGSSSAQERRLSVLGGTKLLRPVLVAAVPESPPCSPNLDDEAPLQIDEDAPTPPSPSSCPPSPAPPTHFVATTASDDPAAESPVSRCDLVVNGHDEPSGVGSAWSHLEGVANGEASSGGGDPQRRKPGGPPFEAEEAKIREYLQRSDTAVIYPEPVEAASAPDVAPQQQGLASSCGEADEEAAKRASPAAVDGTPSGMLEEGMILHCSHCAVSFSGGSAVAALRDHLMCAHSAGAQPDSTAPGDKETALSPPPASQAAAPAVVGVAAFTCSKCNVSFSKKEHLEKHDVLHAATSPVAQQQQQQQQQPRPPALPQPSVDENAALRKFKCPEPSCGKAFKFKHHLKEHIRIHSGEKPFECQHCFKRFSHSGSYSSHMTSKKCLIVNLKVRKMDTKAARSRAANGASCGGQNNTFRPIIPKFGAGGEVSVSPLAGYLQERYSFPEYTPLSPSSSGQPGVPSPFLPPYTSLTLHHLLAGQFPGSALPPQYHLPMPPSFSEVAQILQASSAAKEKVSAPVSNGDIKGSPADAVKRFLEMVDASVAKRSNGSPPPPSKNGLLPGLLATAPLSHPGSRGEDSSKRDYACSHCKAATFDNMLALYQHEQYSCSASRDVNRNLYSDPKGAPPLPPSRESGRESSGWSDTTYDDDDSGDDGEGGKRSRPDTISAKGEMLLEAAFSIHPVPTRKELTSLAHEIDSSTRAVRAWFQSAAARSRAPSRQLSSPPFGTAPGKPAVSIRSLLHVPYSSLDVPLNGAASMHDGTPSDPAPAESEQPLDLSVKTVGGSGFAAHWSNGGSGDPVESENDGEVLNLSQKSPRTSTPRESDAVFLNGDVPHRRRSSPSTFPGPLVPYSASEGFRAAMLRSTGHLMPSSANKLLALSALKDLNFEAQVDRFHEISLLDRHHHGYPSAPQEPNSVVGFLLASPHAALSPPTSADFMRSSTSSDSRDATNSPPSHGAPGLRDGKILPSPYYPDGDDHGSGDPGSPRNYRKRSFRQGDVESLADEDSPSNDEDPRQHSSKKRKLSTKGDSTSEEGMFSCDQCDKMFSKQSSLARHKYEHSGQRPHKCDVCEKAFKHKHHLTEHKRLHSGEKPFQCKKCLKRFSHSGSFSQHMNHRFSYCKPYRENGK
- the zfh1 gene encoding Zn finger homeodomain 1 isoform X6, which codes for MEPDGMAEDADQVDASAAASADSPPAATQEGGLPPPTSAASPRAEDGSSSAQERRLSVLGGTKLLRPVLVAAVPESPPCSPNLDDEAPLQIDEDAPTPPSPSSCPPSPAPPTHFVATTASDDPAAESPVSRCDLVVNGHDEPSGVGSAWSHLEGVANGEASSGGGDPQRRKPGGPPFEAEEAKIREYLQRSDTAVIYPEPVEAASAPDVAPQQQGLASSCGEADEEAAKRASPAAVDGTPSGMLEEGMILHCSHCAVSFSGGSAVAALRDHLMCAHSAGAQPDSTAPGDKETALSPPPASQAAAPAVVGVAAFTCSKCNVSFSKKEHLEKHDVLHAATSPVAQQQQQQQQQPRPPALPQPSVDENAALRKFKCPEPSCGKAFKFKHHLKEHIRIHSGEKPFECQHCFKRFSHSGSYSSHMTSKKCLIVNLKVRKMDTKAARSRAANGASCGGQNNTFRPIIPKFGAGGEVSVSPLAGYLQERYSFPEYTPLSPSSSGQPGVPSPFLPPYTSLTLHHLLAGQFPGSALPPQYHLPMPPSFSEVAQILQASSAAKEKVSAPVSNGDIKGSPADAVKRFLEMVDASVAKRSNGSPPPPSKNGLLPGLLATAPLSHPGSRGEDSSKRDYACSHCKAATFDNMLALYQHEQYSCSASRDVNRNLYSDPKGAPPLPPSRESGRESSGWSDTTYDDDDSGDDGEGGKRSRPDTISAKGEMLLEAAFSIHPVPTRKELTSLAHEIDSSTRAVRAWFQSAAARSRAPSRQLSSPPFGTAPGKPAVSIRSLLHVPYSSLDVPLNGAASMHDGTPSDPAPAESEQPLDLSVKTVGGSGFAAHWSNGGSGDPVESENDGEVLNLSQKSPRTSTPRESDAVFLNGDVPHRRRSSPSTFPGPLVPYSASEGFRAAMLRSTGHLMPSSANKLLALSALKDLNFEAQVDRFHEISLLDRHHHGYPSAPQEPNSVVGFLLASPHAALSPPTSADFMRSSTSSDSRDATNSPPSHGAPGLRDGKILPSPYYPDGDDHGSGDPGSPRNYRKRSFRQGDVESLADEDSPSNDEDPRQHSSKKRKLSTKGDSTSEEGMFSCDQCDKMFSKQSSLARHKYEHSGQRPHKCDVCEKAFKHKHHLTEHKRLHSGEKPFQCKKCLKRFSHSGSFSQHMNHRFSYCKPYRENGK